The Rhinolophus sinicus isolate RSC01 unplaced genomic scaffold, ASM3656204v1 Contig125, whole genome shotgun sequence genome contains a region encoding:
- the LOC141569904 gene encoding NUT family member 2G-like, translating into MTSKGASAGLRPAETTSPGASMSPFMALPFPPPTAGPAYWPPGEHHLPPLMTPSFPPGQPVVLPAFPGTPSVAGDAGHGPTGTGAGNIIVQVGSEVGRAELPQTQTLVLTQAPLNCSAPGALGGGAVCPAPQFFTASALQTVMLAPAIGGTQAVQGSWCPGLPPQAPPPAAPLASIVSPVSAGPWPNGAPREGGLSTSRSKAASNNCGNPKSVYENFRCWQRFKALAWRHLPQSSDAEALSCFLIPVLRSLSRLKPTMTLENGLKRAMREWQHTSNFDRMIFYEMAEKFMEFEEEEMQIRKLQWMKAEQGLPPAAPPKPDPWEPPAPLVGSQPACVPRTAIPRAHPAGPQPHRAQRPRETNTPEEIPPEAVREYMDIMDELLGSAHSATGEPGGEWEEDRKEPQQDDDGTYPAPGLLSYIDELCSQEDFDTKVEEVIHPRFLEQLLSSEPQLDPAALAEELKQEEALTAAQVSQEMEGPLLALKGEESEQAPQSHREPRLDSPPSVSEASEDARRHDYGPQLGVSDIACPPEADFKDPQRHCRAGAHLSRPKVFDVSSGCQESPALRARWPPSPPDGPRRTASRQGPRDTSIPGETCPVAETHRPADWCGVAEEVLPSLSFLLDSQNSLLPWRFPESPVSASGLVFPGGRGDRGAPQSLSHQRLGLSRVDPSAAKSRKRALDGDPAPAEKTPRLGTDLSVSGRPALALGPICSSQPQKRKWDPFIMGKRRKLHCSQ; encoded by the exons CATCTGCAGGGCTCAGACCGGCAGAGACCACGAGCCCTGGTGCTTCCATGTCTCCTTTCATGGCGCTGCCTTTTCCGCCACCCACTGCTGGCCCCGCATACTGGCCACCTGGGGAGCATCACCTGCCGCCCCTCATGACACCGTCATTTCCTCCTGGCCAGCCCGTGGTGCTGCCGGCTTTCCCTGGGACACCTTCGGTGGCAGGAGATGCTGGCCATGGCCCCACAGGGACTGGGGCCGGCAACATCATTGTCCAGGTCGGATCAGAAGTGGGACGAGCAGAGCTGCCCCAGACTCAGACCTTGGTCCTTACTCAGGCCCCGCTCAACTGCAGTGCTCCGGGGGCCCTCGGTGGGGGTGCTGTGTGTCCTGCACCCCAATTCTTCACAGCCTCTGCGCTGCAGACTGTTATGCTCGCTCCGGCTATTGGGGGCACCCAGGCTGTCCAGGGCAGCTGGTGCCCAGGCCTTCCTCCTCAGGCCCCACCACCAGCTGCCCCGCTGGCTTCCATCGTCTCCCCAGTGAGTGCTGGGCCATGGCCAAATGGGGCTCCCAGAGAGGGTGGCCTTTCCACCTCCCGCTCCAAGGCTGCTTCGAACAACTGCGGTAACCCCAAGAGTGTGTATGAGAACTTCCGGTGTTGGCAGCGCTTCAAGGCCCTGGCCTGGAGACACCTACCCCAGAGTTCCGACGCAGAAGCTCTTTCCTGCTTCCTCAT CCCAGTGCTCCGGTCCCTGTCCCGTCTGAAGCCCACCATGACGTTGGAGAACGGACTGAAGCGGGCCATGCGGGAATGGCAGCACACAAGCAACTTTGACCGGATGATCTTTTACGAGATGGCAGAAAA gttCATGGAGTTTGAGGAGGAGGAGATGCAGATTCGGAAGTTGCAGTGGATGAAGGCGGAGCAGGGCCTGCCTCCCGCTGCCCCACCAAAGCCTGATCCTTgggagcccccagccccactggTGGGCTCGCAGCCAG CGTGCGTTCCCAGGACGGCCATACCCAGAGCCCATCCTGCCGGCCCGCAACCACACAGAGCCCAGCGGCCCCGGGAGACCAACACACCAGAGGAGATTCCCCCTGAGGCCGTGAGAGAGTACATGGACATCATGGATGAGCTCTTGGGGTCGGCCCACTCAGCCACCGGAGAGCCAGGTGGAGAatgggaagaagacagaaaggagcCGCAGCAGGATGACGATGGGACCTACCCGGCCCCGGGTCTCCTGAGCTACATTGACGAGCTGTGTTCCCAGGAAGACTTCGACACCAAG GTGGAGGAGGTCATTCACCCCCGATTCCTGGAACAATTGCTTTCCTCAGAACCACAGCTGGATCCCGCAGCCTTAGCTGAGGAATTGAAGCAGGAGGAAGCACTCACAGCGGCCCAGGTAAGCCAAGAGATGGAGGGACCTCTG CTGGCCTTGAAAGGGGAGGAGAGTGAACAGGCACCCCAGAGCCATCGTGAACCCCGATTGGACTCACCTCCTTCTGTATCTGAGGCCAGTGAAGATGCCAGGAGGCATGACTATGGCCCCCAGCTGGGGGTCAGTGACATAGCCTGCCCACCAGAGGCTGACTTCAAGGACCCTCAAAGGCACTGTCGAGCAGGCGCCCACCTGTCCAGGCCCAAAGTCTTTGATGTGTCTTCAGGATGTCAGGAGTCCCCAGCACTCCGGGCTCGATGGCCCCCCTCTCCTCCCGACGGTCCCAGGCGCACTGCCTCACGGCAGGGACCCAGGGATACCTCCATTCCCGGAGAGACCTGTCCTGTTGCGGAGACTCACAGGCCAGCGGACTGGTGCGGTGTGGCGGAGGAAGTGCTCCCCAGCCTGTCCTTCCTCTTGGACTCTCAGAACAGCCTGCTGCCCTGGCGGTTCCCCGAGAGTCCTGTCTCTGCCTCAGGTCTTGTCTTCCCTGGAGGTCGGGGGGACCGGGGAGCTCCTCAGTCCCTGTCTCATCAGAGACTAGGCCTCAGCCGAGTTGACCCTTCAGCTGCCAAGTCTAGGAAGCGTGCTCTGGATGGAGACCCAGCTCCTGCTGAGAAGACCCCACGTCTCGGCACGGACCTCAGTGTCTCTGGGAGGCCAGCCTTGGCTCTGGGGCCAATCTGCTCCTCACAGCCTCAAAAGAGAAAGTGGGACCCCTTTATCAtggggaagagaagaaagctgCACTGCAGCCAGTAG